A stretch of the Comamonas testosteroni TK102 genome encodes the following:
- a CDS encoding AmiS/UreI family transporter has translation MWLGLSLFYVGAVLFLNGLWMLGKIADKEIWVINIFTGVVSLCIGLASIFGPAADAASVKSGALTLLFAFTYLWVAFNRFSGADGRGLGWFSLFVAITAVPVALDSLTSASSGLDWWMGVNWAAWAVLWALFFALLALRKSIERPTGWLCIAQGVLTGWVPGYLILAGKLL, from the coding sequence ATGTGGTTGGGTTTGTCGCTGTTTTATGTGGGTGCGGTGCTGTTTCTCAACGGCCTGTGGATGCTGGGCAAGATTGCCGACAAGGAAATCTGGGTCATCAACATCTTCACCGGCGTGGTGTCGCTATGCATCGGTCTGGCCAGCATCTTCGGCCCGGCAGCCGATGCGGCATCGGTCAAGAGCGGCGCTCTGACCTTGCTGTTTGCCTTCACCTATCTCTGGGTGGCTTTCAATCGCTTCAGCGGTGCCGACGGCCGGGGTCTGGGCTGGTTCAGCCTTTTCGTGGCGATCACCGCCGTGCCCGTGGCCCTGGATTCGCTGACCAGCGCCAGCTCGGGGCTGGACTGGTGGATGGGCGTCAATTGGGCCGCCTGGGCCGTGCTCTGGGCCTTGTTCTTCGCACTGCTGGCCCTGAGGAAAAGCATTGAGCGCCCCACGGGCTGGCTGTGCATCGCGCAAGGCGTGCTCACGGGCTGGGTGCCCGGATACCTGATCCTGGCCGGCAAGCTCCTGTAA
- a CDS encoding PQQ-dependent dehydrogenase, methanol/ethanol family, producing the protein MERLIDNSHGWPGRMVWLLAACLGSAAAFAQTGPAAQAAAAVQRVDGDFIRANAARTPDWPTIGVDYAETRYSRLDQINAANVKDLGLAWSYNLESTRGVEATPVVVDGIMYVSASWSVVHAIDTRTGNRIWTYDPQIDRSTGFKGCCDVVNRGVALWKGKVYVGAWDGRLIALDAATGKEVWHQNTFEGQKGSLTITGAPRVFKGKVIIGNGGAEYGVRGYITAYDAETGERKWRWFSVPGDPSKPFEDESMKRAARTWDPSGKWWEAGGGGTMWDSMTFDAELNTMYVGTGNGSPWSHKVRSPKGGDNLYLASIVALDPDTGKYKWHYQETPGDNWDYTSTQPMILADIKIAGKPRKVILHAPKNGFFFVLDRTNGKFISAKNFVPVNWASGYDKHGKPIGIAAARDGSKPQDAVPGPYGAHNWHPMSFNPQTGLVYLPAQNVPVNLMDDKKWEFNQAGPGKPQSGTGWNTAKFFNAEPPKSKPFGRLLAWDPVAQKAAWSVEHVSPWNGGTLTTAGNVVFQGTADGRLVAYHAATGEKLWEAPTGTGVVAAPSTYMVDGRQYVSVAVGWGGVYGLAARATERQGPGTVYTFVVGGKARMPEFVAQRTGQLLQGVKYDPAKVEAGTMLYVANCVFCHGVPGVDRGGNIPNLGYMDASYIENLPNFVFKGPAMVRGMPDFTGKLSGDDVESLKAFIQGTADAIRPKP; encoded by the coding sequence ATGGAACGGCTGATCGACAACTCTCATGGATGGCCGGGCCGCATGGTCTGGCTGCTGGCCGCCTGCCTGGGCAGCGCAGCGGCTTTTGCGCAAACCGGCCCTGCAGCGCAGGCTGCTGCTGCCGTGCAGCGCGTCGACGGCGATTTCATCCGCGCCAATGCCGCCAGGACGCCTGACTGGCCCACCATCGGCGTGGACTATGCCGAGACCCGCTACAGCCGCCTCGATCAGATCAATGCCGCCAACGTCAAGGACCTGGGCCTGGCATGGTCGTACAACCTCGAGTCCACGCGCGGCGTGGAGGCCACGCCTGTCGTGGTGGACGGCATCATGTATGTCAGCGCCTCATGGAGCGTGGTGCATGCCATCGACACCCGTACCGGCAACAGGATCTGGACCTATGACCCGCAGATCGACCGCAGCACCGGCTTCAAGGGGTGCTGCGACGTCGTCAACCGCGGCGTCGCGCTGTGGAAGGGCAAGGTCTATGTGGGGGCGTGGGATGGCCGCCTGATCGCGCTGGATGCCGCCACCGGCAAGGAGGTCTGGCACCAAAATACCTTCGAGGGGCAGAAGGGGTCGCTCACCATCACCGGCGCCCCGCGCGTGTTCAAGGGCAAGGTCATCATCGGCAACGGCGGCGCCGAATATGGCGTGCGCGGCTATATCACTGCCTATGACGCCGAGACCGGGGAGCGGAAATGGCGCTGGTTCAGCGTACCCGGCGATCCCTCCAAACCCTTCGAGGACGAGTCCATGAAGCGCGCCGCCAGGACCTGGGACCCCAGCGGCAAATGGTGGGAGGCCGGCGGCGGCGGCACCATGTGGGACAGCATGACCTTCGATGCCGAACTCAACACCATGTACGTGGGCACGGGCAATGGATCGCCCTGGTCGCACAAGGTGCGCAGCCCCAAGGGCGGCGACAACCTGTACCTGGCCTCCATCGTGGCCCTGGATCCCGACACCGGCAAATACAAGTGGCACTATCAGGAAACACCGGGCGACAACTGGGACTACACCTCCACCCAGCCCATGATCCTGGCCGACATCAAGATCGCCGGCAAGCCGCGCAAGGTCATACTGCATGCGCCCAAGAACGGCTTCTTCTTCGTGCTCGACCGCACCAATGGAAAGTTCATCTCGGCCAAGAACTTCGTGCCCGTGAACTGGGCCAGCGGCTACGACAAGCACGGCAAGCCCATCGGCATTGCCGCAGCGCGCGACGGCAGCAAGCCCCAGGACGCGGTGCCGGGCCCATATGGCGCGCACAACTGGCACCCCATGTCCTTCAACCCCCAGACGGGCCTGGTGTATCTGCCTGCGCAGAACGTGCCCGTCAACCTGATGGACGACAAGAAATGGGAGTTCAACCAGGCCGGACCGGGCAAGCCCCAGTCGGGCACCGGCTGGAACACGGCCAAGTTCTTCAATGCCGAGCCGCCCAAGAGCAAGCCCTTTGGTCGTCTGCTGGCCTGGGACCCCGTTGCGCAAAAGGCCGCCTGGAGCGTGGAGCATGTCTCGCCCTGGAACGGCGGCACGCTGACCACGGCGGGCAATGTGGTGTTCCAGGGAACGGCTGATGGCCGCCTCGTGGCCTATCACGCGGCCACGGGCGAGAAACTGTGGGAAGCGCCCACGGGCACCGGTGTGGTGGCCGCGCCCAGCACCTATATGGTGGACGGCAGGCAGTATGTCTCTGTGGCCGTGGGCTGGGGCGGTGTCTACGGTCTGGCTGCGCGCGCCACCGAGCGCCAGGGCCCGGGCACGGTCTATACCTTCGTCGTGGGCGGCAAGGCCAGGATGCCGGAGTTCGTGGCCCAGCGCACCGGCCAGTTGCTGCAGGGCGTGAAATACGACCCCGCCAAGGTCGAGGCCGGCACCATGCTGTATGTGGCCAACTGCGTTTTCTGTCACGGCGTGCCTGGCGTGGACCGTGGCGGAAACATTCCCAATCTGGGTTACATGGACGCGAGCTATATCGAGAACCTGCCAAACTTTGTCTTCAAGGGCCCGGCCATGGTGCGCGGCATGCCGGACTTCACGGGCAAGTTGTCGGGCGATGACGTGGAGTCCCTCAAGGCCTTCATCCAGGGCACGGCGGACGCCATCCGGCCCAAGCCCTGA
- a CDS encoding helix-turn-helix domain-containing protein — protein sequence MDALQQCFSSTGAERALQARRQFFEAGIRPSGLVSEAVIQSWLRSQRQHCNGRRLALAPVSPSRLHATQERCRGLLLALQHELPTLEQALAGTGTRVMLTDDKGIVLHVSPASMRPRDERVGLNMSEQAMGTTAPGIVAATGQACTVTNGEHYFDELYAFRCAAAPIRDVHGRLAGVLNLMVEEQHFSFDASPVVGMYATTIENTLLQAQSHEHLVLRFQVTPALLHTPLQALMGVAADGHVAWMNGTAAQLIGQPGHTACNAQELLGLDLPRLLQLSGQPGPAPLRLASGLGIWMQAHLQTSHGLGSHLDASSEQDQACPLAPEATHVPEAQPLATLREHSAQLIRETLDQHGGNVSQAARALGISRGTLYRRLRGGRDGEF from the coding sequence ATGGACGCGCTACAGCAGTGCTTCTCGAGCACCGGAGCGGAGCGGGCCCTGCAGGCTCGCCGTCAATTCTTCGAGGCCGGCATACGTCCCTCGGGCCTGGTCAGCGAGGCGGTCATCCAGTCCTGGCTGCGCAGCCAGCGCCAGCATTGCAATGGACGGCGGCTGGCTCTGGCTCCCGTCAGCCCCAGCCGGCTGCATGCCACGCAGGAGCGCTGCCGCGGCCTGCTGCTCGCGCTGCAGCACGAGCTGCCGACCCTGGAGCAGGCCCTGGCGGGCACCGGCACGCGCGTGATGCTGACGGATGACAAGGGCATCGTGCTCCATGTCTCCCCGGCATCCATGCGGCCCCGTGACGAGAGAGTCGGCCTGAACATGTCCGAGCAGGCCATGGGCACGACCGCACCGGGCATCGTCGCCGCCACCGGCCAGGCCTGCACCGTCACCAACGGCGAGCACTATTTCGACGAGCTGTACGCCTTCCGCTGCGCAGCAGCACCGATACGCGACGTGCACGGCCGCCTGGCCGGGGTGCTCAATCTGATGGTGGAGGAGCAGCATTTCAGCTTCGACGCCAGTCCCGTGGTCGGCATGTACGCCACGACCATCGAAAACACCTTGCTGCAGGCGCAGTCGCACGAGCATCTGGTGCTGCGCTTTCAGGTGACGCCAGCCCTGCTGCATACGCCGCTGCAGGCGCTGATGGGCGTGGCCGCCGATGGCCACGTCGCCTGGATGAACGGCACCGCCGCCCAGCTCATCGGCCAGCCCGGACATACAGCGTGCAACGCGCAGGAGCTGCTGGGCCTTGATCTGCCGCGCTTGCTGCAACTGAGCGGCCAGCCCGGCCCCGCGCCGCTGCGCCTGGCCAGCGGCCTGGGCATCTGGATGCAGGCGCATCTGCAAACTTCGCACGGCCTTGGCTCGCACCTGGACGCAAGCAGCGAGCAAGACCAGGCCTGCCCCTTAGCCCCCGAAGCAACGCATGTCCCCGAGGCGCAGCCTCTCGCGACGCTGCGCGAGCACAGCGCACAGCTGATCAGGGAGACGCTGGACCAGCATGGCGGCAATGTCTCCCAGGCCGCCCGCGCCCTGGGCATCTCCCGCGGCACGCTGTACCGCCGTCTGCGCGGCGGTCGGGATGGGGAGTTCTGA